One window from the genome of Alnus glutinosa chromosome 13, dhAlnGlut1.1, whole genome shotgun sequence encodes:
- the LOC133854958 gene encoding cytochrome P450 CYP82D47-like has product MHLLPKPLSRSMLFPHASSATFMASIFAFFLFLFFLLWILRRAQITARKTTLPPQAGGAWPLIGHLHQLRGTTPAHITLGNMADKYGSIFTIRLGVHRALIVSSWEIAKECFTTNDKAFASRPKAIATQLMGYNYAMFGFSPYGPYWRQVRKIATLELLSNHRLEMFKDIRVSEVNTSIKEIYEVWVKNNKKLVEMKRWFGSTTLNVLFRMVVGKRFDGTATKDETNEDNDQWQKLVRDFFELSGTFVVADALPYLRWLDLGGYERAMKRTAKEFDDVVEGWLEEHKQRKVSGEAKGHQDFMDLMLSIVTDDEEISNYDADTITKATCLTLILAGTDTTTVTMTWSLSLLLNNREALKKAKQELDVQIGRERQVNESDMKNLVYLQAILKETMRLYPAGPLSVPHESMEDCTLAGYHVPAGTRLLVNLSKLHRDPHVWSDPNEFRPERFLTTHLDVDARGQHFEFIPFGTGRRGCAGISLALQVMHLTLATLLHAFEITTPSNEPVDMTEKVGLTNMKTTPLEVHLTPRLPTHVYA; this is encoded by the exons ATGCACCTTCTCCCAAAACCTCTATCCAGAAGTATGCTCTTTCCTCATGCATCCTCTGCAACTTTCATGGCCAGTATCTTCGCCTTTTTTCTGTTCCTCTTCTTTCTATTATGGATATTAAGAAGGGCCCAAATAACTGCTCGTAAAACAACACTTCCACCACAAGCCGGTGGCGCGTGGCCTTTGATTGGCCACCTCCACCAATTACGAGGGACAACACCGGCCCATATAACATTGGGTAACATGGCCGATAAGTATGGATCGATCTTCACTATCCGGCTGGGCGTACATCGGGCTCTGATAGTGAGCAGTTGGGAGATAGCAAAAGAGTGTTTCACCACTAATGACAAAGCCTTTGCCAGCCGTCCAAAAGCTATAGCTACACAACTCATGGGCTACAACTATGCCATGTTTGGGTTTAGCCCTTACGGTCCTTACTGGCGCCAAGTGCGTAAAATAGCCACCCTCGAGCTCCTATCAAACCACCGCCTTGAGATGTTCAAAGACATCCGAGTGTCTGAGGTAAATACATCTATAAAAGAGATATATGAGGTCTGGGTCAAGAACAACAAGAAGTTGGTAGAGATGAAGAGATGGTTTGGGTCCACAACCCTAAATGTTTTATTTAGGATGGTTGTAGGGAAGCGATTTGATGGGACTGCAACCAAGGATGAGACTAATGAAGATAACGATCAGTGGCAGAAGTTAGTAAGAGATTTCTTTGAGTTGAGTGGTACGTTTGTGGTAGCAGATGCTCTTCCTTACCTAAGGTGGTTGGACTTGGGAGGGTACGAGAGGGCCATGAAGCGAACTGCAAAAGAATTTGATGATGTCGTTGAAGGTTGGTTAGAAGAACATAAGCAAAGGAAAGTTTCTGGTGAGGCAAAGGGACACCAAGACTTTATGGATTTGATGTTGTCTATTGTTACTGACGACGAAGAGATCTCTAATTATGATGCTGATACAATCACTAAAGCTACATGTCTG ACCCTTATCCTAGCGGGCACAGATACTACAACAGTAACAATGACATGGTCTCTCTCTTTGCTTCTTAACAACCGGGAAGCCCTAAAGAAAGCAAAACAAGAGTTAGATGTTCAGATTGGCAGGGAGAGGCAAGTAAATGAATCTGACATGAAAAACCTGGTCTATCTCCAAGCTATCCTCAAAGAAACAATGCGTTTATATCCTGCTGGACCGCTCTCTGTCCCGCACGAATCCATGGAAGACTGCACTTTGGCTGGCTATCACGTTCCAGCAGGCACACGACTTCTTGTTAATCTCTCAAAGCTCCATCGAGACCCACATGTGTGGTCTGATCCAAATGAATTTCGGCCAGAAAGATTCCTAACAACCCATCTGGATGTTGACGCTAGGGGCCAGCATTTCGAGTTTATACCATTTGGCACCGGCAGAAGAGGGTGCGCGGGAATCTCTCTTGCGTTGCAAGTTATGCATCTCACACTTGCCACCTTGTTGCACGCTTTTGAAATTACAACCCCGTCAAATGAGCCCGTGGACATGACTGAGAAAGTCGGACTTACCAACATGAAAACCACACCACTTGAAGTCCATCTCACTCCACGCCTTCCTACCCATGTATATGCATGA